In the Acomys russatus chromosome 11, mAcoRus1.1, whole genome shotgun sequence genome, one interval contains:
- the Hmga1 gene encoding high mobility group protein HMG-I/HMG-Y isoform X3, which yields MSESGSKSSQPLASKKEKDGAEKRGRGRPRKQPPKEPSEVPTPKRPRGRPKGSKNKGAAKTRKATTAPGRKPRGRPKKLEKEEEEGISQESSEEEQ from the exons ATGAGCGAGTCAGGCTCCAAGTCCAGCCAGCCCCTGGCCTCCAAGAAGGAAAAGGACGGCGCTGAGAAACGAGGCCGGGGCAGGCCACGCAAGCAGCCTCCG AAGGAGCCCAGTGAAGTGCCAACACCGAAGAGACCTCGGGGCCGACCAAAGGGAAGCAAAAATAAGGGTGCCGCCAAGACACGG AAAGCTACCACAGCTCCAGGGAGGAAACCAAGGGGCAGACCCAAGAAGCTG gagaaggaggaagaggagggcatcTCCCAGGAGTCCTCGGAGGAGGAGCAGTGA
- the Smim29 gene encoding small integral membrane protein 29 isoform X2 yields the protein MSNTTVPNAPQANGDSMVGYVLGPFFLITLVGVVVAVVMYVQKKKRVDRLRHHLLPMYSYDPAEELHEAEQELLCDVRDPKVAHGWQNSYQHKRMPLLDIKT from the exons ATGAGTAACACGACAGTGCCCAATGCCCCCCAGGCCAACGGCGACTCCATGGTGGGCTATGTGTTGGGGCCCTTCTTCCTCATCACCCTGgtcggggtggtggtggctgtg GTAATGTATGTGCAGAAGAAAAAGCG GGTGGATCGGCTTCGCCATCACTTGCTTCCCATGTATAGCTATGACCCGGCAGAAGAGCTTCACGAGGCTGAGCAGGAACTGCTGTGCGATGTGAGAGACCCCAAG GTGGCCCACGGTTGGCAGAACAGCTACCAGCACAAGAGGATGCCCCTGCTGGACATCAAGACTTGA
- the Hmga1 gene encoding high mobility group protein HMG-I/HMG-Y isoform X1: MSESGSKSSQPLASKKEKDGAEKRGRGRPRKQPPVSPGTALVGSQKEPSEVPTPKRPRGRPKGSKNKGAAKTRKATTAPGRKPRGRPKKLEKEEEEGISQESSEEEQ, translated from the exons ATGAGCGAGTCAGGCTCCAAGTCCAGCCAGCCCCTGGCCTCCAAGAAGGAAAAGGACGGCGCTGAGAAACGAGGCCGGGGCAGGCCACGCAAGCAGCCTCCGGTGAGTCCTGGGACGGCGCTGGTAGGGAGTCAG AAGGAGCCCAGTGAAGTGCCAACACCGAAGAGACCTCGGGGCCGACCAAAGGGAAGCAAAAATAAGGGTGCCGCCAAGACACGG AAAGCTACCACAGCTCCAGGGAGGAAACCAAGGGGCAGACCCAAGAAGCTG gagaaggaggaagaggagggcatcTCCCAGGAGTCCTCGGAGGAGGAGCAGTGA
- the Smim29 gene encoding small integral membrane protein 29 isoform X1, whose amino-acid sequence MSNTTVPNAPQANGDSMVGYVLGPFFLITLVGVVVAVVMYVQKKKRVDRLRHHLLPMYSYDPAEELHEAEQELLCDVRDPKVSTSC is encoded by the exons ATGAGTAACACGACAGTGCCCAATGCCCCCCAGGCCAACGGCGACTCCATGGTGGGCTATGTGTTGGGGCCCTTCTTCCTCATCACCCTGgtcggggtggtggtggctgtg GTAATGTATGTGCAGAAGAAAAAGCG GGTGGATCGGCTTCGCCATCACTTGCTTCCCATGTATAGCTATGACCCGGCAGAAGAGCTTCACGAGGCTGAGCAGGAACTGCTGTGCGATGTGAGAGACCCCAAGGTGAGCACATCCTGCTGA
- the Hmga1 gene encoding high mobility group protein HMG-I/HMG-Y isoform X2 — protein MSESGSKSSQPLASKKEKDGAEKRGRGRPRKQPPVSPGTALVGSQKEPSEVPTPKRPRGRPKGSKNKGAAKTRKATTAPGRKPRGRPKKLKEEEEGISQESSEEEQ, from the exons ATGAGCGAGTCAGGCTCCAAGTCCAGCCAGCCCCTGGCCTCCAAGAAGGAAAAGGACGGCGCTGAGAAACGAGGCCGGGGCAGGCCACGCAAGCAGCCTCCGGTGAGTCCTGGGACGGCGCTGGTAGGGAGTCAG AAGGAGCCCAGTGAAGTGCCAACACCGAAGAGACCTCGGGGCCGACCAAAGGGAAGCAAAAATAAGGGTGCCGCCAAGACACGG AAAGCTACCACAGCTCCAGGGAGGAAACCAAGGGGCAGACCCAAGAAGCTG aaggaggaagaggagggcatcTCCCAGGAGTCCTCGGAGGAGGAGCAGTGA